One genomic segment of Luteimonas galliterrae includes these proteins:
- the lipA gene encoding lipoyl synthase, translating to MTDTVAKSIPLQVVASTPAPLEPGAKQVAGDKISRSPVKFDDAPVLRKPSWIRVRIPSNGAVAALKAKLRENRLVTVCEEASCPNIHECFGHGTATFMILGEVCTRRCSFCDVAHGRPKPPDPLEPFNLANTIADMGLKYVVVTSVDRDDLRDGGAQHFVDCIAAVRAKSPNTKIEILTPDFRGKGRMERALEILATNPPDVFNHNVETVPDLYTNVRPGADYQWSLTLLQKFKQQHPQLPTKSGIMLGLGETMEQVQGTLRDLRAHDVDMVTIGQYLQPSAHHHPVLRYWTPDEFKALEVYGMSLGFTHVASGPLVRSSYHADRQAAEAGVAA from the coding sequence ATGACCGATACCGTCGCCAAATCCATTCCGCTGCAAGTCGTCGCTTCGACGCCTGCGCCGCTGGAACCGGGCGCGAAACAGGTCGCCGGCGACAAGATTTCGCGCAGCCCGGTCAAGTTCGACGACGCGCCGGTGCTGCGCAAGCCGTCCTGGATCCGCGTACGCATCCCCAGCAACGGTGCGGTCGCCGCGCTCAAGGCCAAGCTGCGCGAGAACCGCCTGGTCACGGTGTGCGAGGAAGCCAGCTGCCCGAACATCCACGAATGCTTCGGCCACGGCACCGCCACTTTCATGATCCTCGGCGAGGTCTGCACCCGTCGCTGCAGCTTCTGCGATGTGGCCCACGGCCGGCCCAAGCCGCCCGATCCGCTGGAGCCGTTCAACCTGGCCAACACCATCGCCGACATGGGCCTGAAGTACGTGGTGGTGACCAGCGTCGACCGCGACGACCTGCGCGACGGCGGTGCCCAGCACTTCGTCGACTGCATCGCTGCGGTGCGCGCCAAGTCGCCCAACACCAAGATCGAGATCCTCACGCCCGATTTCCGCGGCAAGGGCCGCATGGAACGCGCGCTGGAGATCCTGGCCACGAATCCGCCGGATGTGTTCAACCACAACGTCGAAACCGTGCCGGACTTGTACACCAACGTCCGCCCCGGCGCCGACTACCAGTGGTCGCTGACCCTGTTGCAGAAATTCAAGCAGCAGCATCCGCAGCTGCCGACCAAATCCGGGATCATGCTCGGCCTGGGCGAGACCATGGAGCAGGTGCAGGGCACGCTGCGCGACCTGCGCGCGCACGACGTGGACATGGTCACCATCGGCCAGTACCTGCAGCCGAGCGCGCACCACCATCCGGTGCTGCGTTACTGGACGCCGGACGAGTTCAAGGCGCTCGAGGTCTACGGCATGTCGCTGGGCTTCACCCACGTCGCCTCGGGTCCGCTGGTGCGCTCCTCGTACCATGCCGATCGACAGGCTGCCGAAGCCGGCGTCGCCGCCTGA
- a CDS encoding DUF493 family protein encodes MEIKSDNPEHGFQFPGEFEITAMGPASAGLEVEIPRLLAAAGIVVMHETVSSRESSGGKFVSVKLSFRAESREQYETAHEALRSHPEVKWTL; translated from the coding sequence ATGGAAATCAAATCCGACAACCCCGAGCACGGCTTCCAGTTTCCCGGCGAATTCGAGATCACCGCCATGGGGCCGGCCAGCGCCGGCCTGGAGGTCGAGATTCCGCGCCTGCTGGCCGCAGCGGGCATCGTGGTGATGCACGAAACGGTCTCCAGCCGCGAATCCAGCGGCGGCAAGTTCGTATCGGTGAAGCTCAGCTTCCGCGCCGAATCGCGCGAGCAGTACGAAACGGCGCACGAAGCGCTGCGCTCGCATCCGGAAGTGAAGTGGACGCTGTGA
- a CDS encoding D-alanyl-D-alanine carboxypeptidase family protein, whose amino-acid sequence MKLRSAGGRIAFAALATAVFGLAIAQNKPQPAPPAAVASGELPVPPAPAPKVASAWLIMDYATGQVLAGQNVDARVEPASITKVMTSYVIAAEMKNGKVKAEDPVMMSENAWRSGGAGTDGSYSGFEVNKTAPLEQMEKGMVVQSGNDAAIALAEHVAGSEEAFASLMNQYAQRIGMKGSHFVNPHGLSAPEHYSTARDLALLGRALIHDYPVAYSYNKIKEFTVGPITQPNRNLLLWRDPSVDGIKTGHHSGAGYCLMASAKRGDQRLITVVMGDSSENQRAVDSQALLNWGFRFFETHTLYAAGKQVAKQKVWKGQADEVRLGVAEPMLVSVPRGRYAQLKPSMDVPKTLVAPIKKGQKIGTAKVSLDGKVIAQAPLVAIDGVEEGGFFKRLWDEFWMWWEST is encoded by the coding sequence ATGAAATTGCGTTCCGCCGGCGGCCGTATCGCCTTCGCAGCCCTGGCCACCGCCGTCTTCGGCCTGGCCATCGCACAGAACAAGCCGCAGCCCGCACCGCCGGCCGCGGTCGCCTCCGGCGAACTGCCCGTGCCTCCGGCGCCGGCGCCCAAAGTAGCCTCGGCCTGGCTGATCATGGATTACGCCACCGGCCAGGTGCTGGCGGGGCAGAACGTCGACGCGCGCGTCGAGCCGGCCAGCATCACCAAGGTGATGACGTCCTACGTGATCGCCGCGGAGATGAAGAATGGCAAGGTGAAGGCCGAAGACCCGGTGATGATGAGCGAGAACGCTTGGCGCAGCGGCGGTGCCGGCACCGACGGAAGCTACAGCGGTTTCGAGGTCAACAAGACCGCGCCGCTGGAGCAGATGGAAAAAGGCATGGTGGTGCAGTCCGGCAACGACGCTGCGATCGCGCTGGCCGAGCACGTCGCCGGTAGCGAGGAAGCGTTCGCGTCGCTGATGAACCAGTACGCGCAGCGGATCGGCATGAAGGGCTCGCACTTCGTCAATCCGCATGGCTTGTCCGCACCCGAGCATTACTCCACCGCGCGCGATTTGGCGCTGCTCGGCCGCGCGCTGATCCACGACTATCCGGTCGCCTACTCGTACAACAAGATCAAGGAATTCACGGTCGGCCCCATCACCCAGCCCAACCGCAATCTGCTGCTGTGGCGCGACCCGAGCGTGGACGGCATCAAGACCGGCCACCATTCCGGCGCCGGCTATTGCCTGATGGCCTCGGCCAAGCGCGGCGACCAGCGCCTGATCACGGTGGTGATGGGCGACAGCAGCGAGAACCAGCGCGCGGTGGATTCGCAGGCGCTGCTCAACTGGGGTTTCCGCTTCTTCGAAACGCACACGCTGTACGCCGCCGGCAAGCAGGTCGCCAAGCAGAAGGTATGGAAAGGCCAAGCCGACGAAGTGCGGCTGGGCGTGGCCGAACCGATGCTGGTCAGCGTCCCGCGCGGCCGTTACGCGCAGCTCAAACCGTCGATGGACGTGCCCAAGACCCTGGTCGCGCCGATCAAGAAGGGCCAGAAGATCGGCACCGCGAAAGTCTCGCTGGACGGCAAGGTGATCGCACAGGCGCCGCTGGTGGCGATCGACGGCGTGGAAGAGGGCGGCTTCTTCAAGCGCCTGTGGGACGAGTTCTGGATGTGGTGGGAATCGACCTGA
- a CDS encoding septal ring lytic transglycosylase RlpA family protein: MKTVAVKRCLAAAVIAALAACSAPKKDTAPVAGHKNAPSRSSSAKRHSPYAPAQEDPSKRGDYTAGGLYAPHVADSAPDGLHDVDLIPEPEVKDEPRSRYGNRSPYKVLGKSYKVLDSADGYDEEGTASFYGKKFHQRRTSSLEVYDMYTFSAAHKTLPLPSYARVTSLDNGKSVIVRVNDRGPFHDGRIIDLSYAAAVKLGIDRKGTGKVRVEGLNARHTDTDTRVAAAPAMPAAALASAPDTAIDKLVAALPVGAAAAAERKPEASATPAAPLANTDYRFDMRQDGKPMTVKEFDAWMKARRVSVATGKPGKLAKVDAQVKPVAPEPVAPKAAEASVASKVAEQAPTSSGGGEEVTLQVASFASQQNASRALTMLKGAGIGDARLQDAQVNGQKLWRLRVGPMRGNAATELAGRIAGLGFGQPRVVKD; encoded by the coding sequence ATGAAAACCGTCGCCGTCAAACGGTGCCTGGCCGCCGCCGTGATCGCCGCGCTCGCCGCTTGCAGCGCGCCCAAGAAGGATACGGCGCCTGTTGCAGGCCATAAGAACGCGCCGTCGCGCTCGTCGTCCGCCAAGCGCCATTCGCCGTACGCGCCGGCCCAGGAAGACCCCAGCAAGCGCGGCGATTACACCGCCGGCGGCTTGTACGCGCCGCATGTCGCCGACAGTGCGCCGGACGGCCTGCACGACGTGGATCTGATTCCCGAGCCCGAAGTCAAAGACGAGCCGCGCTCGCGCTACGGCAACCGTTCGCCCTACAAAGTGCTCGGCAAATCCTACAAGGTGTTGGACAGCGCCGACGGCTACGACGAGGAAGGCACCGCCTCGTTCTACGGCAAGAAATTCCACCAGCGCCGCACCTCGTCGCTGGAGGTGTACGACATGTACACTTTCAGCGCCGCGCACAAGACGTTGCCGCTGCCCAGCTACGCGCGCGTCACCAGCCTGGACAACGGCAAGTCGGTGATCGTGCGCGTCAACGATCGCGGCCCCTTCCACGACGGCCGCATCATCGACCTGAGCTACGCCGCGGCGGTGAAGCTGGGCATCGATCGCAAAGGCACCGGCAAAGTACGTGTCGAAGGCCTCAACGCCCGGCACACGGATACGGATACGCGCGTCGCGGCCGCCCCGGCCATGCCGGCTGCCGCGCTCGCTTCGGCGCCGGACACCGCCATCGACAAACTGGTCGCCGCGTTGCCGGTTGGCGCCGCGGCCGCGGCCGAACGCAAGCCCGAAGCGTCCGCCACGCCCGCCGCGCCCCTGGCCAATACCGATTACCGCTTCGACATGCGCCAGGACGGCAAGCCGATGACGGTGAAGGAGTTCGACGCCTGGATGAAGGCGCGCCGCGTCAGCGTGGCCACCGGCAAGCCGGGCAAGCTGGCCAAGGTCGATGCCCAGGTCAAGCCGGTGGCGCCCGAACCGGTCGCGCCGAAGGCCGCCGAAGCCAGCGTGGCCAGCAAGGTCGCCGAGCAGGCGCCGACGTCTTCGGGCGGCGGCGAAGAGGTCACACTCCAGGTCGCCAGTTTCGCCAGCCAGCAGAACGCCAGCCGCGCGCTGACCATGCTCAAAGGCGCCGGGATCGGCGACGCGCGGCTGCAAGATGCGCAGGTGAACGGGCAGAAGTTGTGGCGGTTGCGGGTGGGGCCGATGCGCGGAAACGCTGCGACGGAACTCGCCGGGCGGATTGCGGGTCTGGGATTCGGACAGCCGCGGGTGGTGAAGGACTAG
- a CDS encoding VOC family protein gives MKRVTGIGGIFFKAKDAPALHAWYKRHLGIDVQAWGGTAFAWTDGEGKPVAGTTIWSIGSAQGDQFAPSTAAFMVNYRVEDLHALVEVLREEGCNVLEKIDDSEYGKFAWVIDPEGNKVELWQPPAGQ, from the coding sequence ATGAAGCGAGTCACGGGCATTGGCGGCATCTTCTTCAAAGCCAAAGACGCTCCGGCACTGCACGCCTGGTATAAGCGGCACCTCGGAATCGATGTCCAAGCGTGGGGCGGCACGGCTTTCGCCTGGACCGACGGCGAAGGCAAGCCGGTGGCCGGAACGACCATCTGGTCCATCGGTTCGGCGCAAGGCGACCAGTTCGCGCCCAGTACCGCGGCTTTCATGGTCAATTACCGGGTGGAGGATCTCCACGCTCTGGTCGAAGTCCTGCGTGAAGAAGGCTGCAACGTTCTCGAGAAGATCGACGATTCCGAGTACGGCAAGTTTGCCTGGGTCATCGATCCGGAAGGAAACAAGGTAGAGCTTTGGCAGCCGCCCGCGGGCCAATGA
- the lipB gene encoding lipoyl(octanoyl) transferase LipB, whose amino-acid sequence MVRDLGRQPYEPVWRAMQRFTDARDDATPDEVWLVEHDPVFTLGQAGKPEHVLMPGEIPVLHVDRGGQVTYHGPGQIVAYPLLDLKRLKIGVREYVHRIEQALIDTMAEWNLHAERRDGAPGVYVAGAKVAALGIRVRRGCTFHGLAFNVAMDLEPFRRINPCGYEGLQVTSVLDLGGPSRLDAVKPVLLEQLAAQFGLNLERREALPDLSLAA is encoded by the coding sequence ATCGTCCGCGACTTGGGGCGCCAGCCTTACGAACCGGTGTGGCGCGCGATGCAGCGTTTCACCGATGCGCGCGACGACGCCACGCCCGACGAGGTCTGGCTGGTGGAACACGATCCGGTGTTCACCCTGGGCCAGGCCGGCAAACCCGAACACGTGCTGATGCCCGGCGAGATTCCCGTGCTGCACGTCGACCGCGGCGGCCAGGTGACCTATCACGGGCCGGGCCAGATCGTGGCCTACCCGCTGCTGGACCTGAAGCGGCTGAAGATCGGCGTGCGCGAGTACGTGCACCGCATCGAGCAGGCGCTGATCGACACGATGGCCGAATGGAACCTCCATGCCGAACGCCGCGACGGTGCGCCCGGCGTGTACGTGGCCGGCGCCAAGGTCGCCGCGCTCGGCATCCGCGTGCGCCGCGGCTGCACCTTCCACGGCCTGGCCTTCAACGTGGCCATGGATCTGGAGCCGTTCCGGCGCATCAATCCCTGCGGCTACGAAGGCCTGCAGGTGACCTCGGTGCTAGACTTGGGCGGCCCTTCCCGCCTGGATGCGGTCAAGCCGGTGCTGCTGGAACAGCTCGCTGCGCAGTTCGGCCTGAACCTGGAACGGCGCGAAGCGCTTCCGGACTTGTCGTTGGCGGCATGA